One stretch of Hevea brasiliensis isolate MT/VB/25A 57/8 chromosome 12, ASM3005281v1, whole genome shotgun sequence DNA includes these proteins:
- the LOC131171193 gene encoding wax ester synthase/diacylglycerol acyltransferase 11-like — MEGLGPIRVSKKDSEDGQPLSPMARIFHQPYGDVYTMTIMGFNTPINHLVFKASLRHSLLKHPRFSCLPVLENGGEMRWVKTEVNLDNHVRVPVVDPNMESPDKFVEDYASNLSKTTITKSIPLWDVHLLNVKTSEAESTGIFRIHHSLGDGISLMSLLLSCSRKASDPEALPTIPTIKRRNPRNSGGLTSWQFLLKLWWLVLLCWNTIVDVLILLGTIFFLEDTKTPLKGTLPLGLAQRRFVHRTISLDDVKLVKNAMGTTINDVMAAITQAGLSSYLNRKYGDDKTYNKGAEKNNNNLPNNIRLRAALAVNIRPSAGIQAFDDMMRKDNKARWGNHIGCVLFPFTIALREDPLDYIRVAKVTGDRKKSTLEAKFTYSMVKFSPKCFTNKISSFPNRITLWFSNVPGPVEEISYFGHTVAFIALSAYGQPNALVIHVVSYANKMKIALSVDENIISDPHQLCDDLQNSLDLMKNAVITNQRTDPKLYTTG; from the exons ATGGAAGGCCTTGGACCAATTCGGGTGTCAAAGAAAGATAGCGAGGACGGCCAACCCTTGAGTCCAATGGCTCGCATCTTTCATCAACCTTACGGTGATGTCTACACCATGACCATCATGGGGTTTAACACCCCAATCAACCATCTTGTTTTTAAAGCCAGTTTACGCCATTCTTTACTTAAGCATCCTCGTTTCTCTTGTTTACCG GTTTTGGAAAATGGTGGGGAAATGAGATGGGTCAAAACAGAGGTGAACTTGGATAACCATGTAAGAGTTCCAGTGGTTGATCCAAACATGGAGTCTCCTGATAAGTTTGTGGAAGATTACGCTTCCAATCTTAGCAAAACCACAATTACCAAGTCTATACCTTTGTGGGATGTTCATCTTCTCAACGTTAAAACCTCTGAAGCTGAATCTACTGGCATTTTTCGCATCCACCATTCCCTTGGCGATGGCATTTCCCTCATGTCTCTTTTACTTTCCTGCTCTCGCAAAGCATCTGATCCTGAGGCACTTCCAACCATCCCAACAATAAAAAGAAGGAATCCTAGAAACTCTGGAGGGTTAACGTCTTGGCAATTTTTGCTCAAGTTATGGTGGTTGGTGTTGCTGTGTTGGAATACTATTGTTGATGTATTGATACTTCTGGGGACAATTTTCTTCTTGGAGGATACTAAAACGCCTCTTAAAGGTACATTGCCGCTCGGACTTGCTCAAAGAAGGTTTGTTCATAGAACAATCAGTTTGGATGACGTAAAGCTTGTGAAGAATGCCATGGGCACA ACAATCAATGATGTGATGGCAGCAATCACACAAGCTGGTTTGTCTAGCTATCTTAACAGGAAGTATG GCGATGATAAGACATATAACAAAGGAGCAGAAAAGAATAACAACAATCTTCCCAACAACATTCGTCTTAGAGCAGCTCTTGCGGTGAACATTAGACCATCTGCAGGCATCCAA GCTTTTGATGATATGATGAGAAAGGATAATAAAGCAAGATGGGGTAACCACATCGGATGTGTTCTATTTCCCTTCACCATTGCATTACGTGAAGATCCATTAGATTATATACGTGTTGCTAAAGTTACCGGAGACAGAAAAAAATCTACTCTTGAAGCTAAATTCACTTATTCCATGGTCAAGTTTTCTCCCAAATGTTTCACTAATAAG ATATCGAGCTTTCCAAATCGAATCACTTTGTGGTTTTCAAATGTACCTGGTCCAGTAGAAGAAATATCTTACTTTGGCCATACTGTAGCCTTCATAGCACTCAGTGCTTATGGACAACCTAAT GCATTAGTGATTCATGTAGTGAGTTATGCAAACAAGATGAAAATCGCCTTATCAGTCGACGAAAATATAATTTCAGATCCACATCAACTCTGCGATGATCTTCAAAATTCTCTTGACCTCATGAAGAATGCTGTCATAACAAACCAAAGGACAGATCCAAAATTATACACCACTGGTTAG